Proteins encoded within one genomic window of Micromonospora halotolerans:
- a CDS encoding PfkB family carbohydrate kinase yields the protein MTGPVVVLGDTLLDRDVEGVVNRLCPDSPVPVLEETTHVDRPGGAGLAAVFAAAQGAEVALVTAVADDAGGARLGTLLAAAGVQLYALPLAGATPEKIRLRARGRVLLRHDRGGPAGEPGEPSEAVLRLLATASAVLVSDYGRGVARHPALRAALAATRAPVVWDPHPRGPAAVPGVSLATPNESEARELAKAPPGASRLVTASRGAQALRRRWQAGAVAVTLGGDGALLCHAGSTPLVVPAPAAEGDTCGAGDRFAAAATLALAGGALVSEAVQEAVAEASAYVADGGVAAALPAPVRTAAPALMVGGGDRIGAAAAGEVVSRVRAAGGTVVATGGCFDLLHAGHVATLQAARQLGDCLVVCLNSDASVAGLKGPERPVVPQGDRGRLLAALGCVDAVLIFDEPTPRAALSWLRPDIWVKGGDYASGGGAETLPEAEILARWGGHTVVVPYLDGRSTTDMIAAARAGRGRPAATGRARETVVRSTAEGAR from the coding sequence ATGACGGGACCCGTGGTGGTGCTCGGTGACACCCTGCTGGACCGGGACGTGGAGGGCGTGGTGAACCGGCTCTGCCCGGACTCCCCGGTGCCGGTGCTGGAGGAGACCACGCACGTCGACCGCCCCGGCGGCGCCGGCCTCGCCGCCGTCTTCGCCGCCGCGCAGGGCGCCGAGGTCGCGCTGGTCACCGCGGTCGCCGACGACGCCGGCGGGGCGCGGCTCGGCACCCTGCTCGCCGCCGCCGGCGTGCAGCTGTACGCGCTGCCGCTGGCCGGGGCCACCCCGGAGAAGATCCGGCTGCGGGCCCGCGGCCGGGTGCTGCTGCGCCACGACCGGGGCGGGCCGGCCGGTGAGCCGGGCGAGCCGAGCGAGGCCGTGCTGCGCCTGCTCGCCACCGCCTCCGCCGTGCTGGTCAGCGACTACGGCCGGGGTGTCGCCCGGCATCCCGCCCTGCGTGCCGCGCTCGCCGCGACCCGGGCGCCGGTGGTCTGGGACCCGCACCCGCGCGGCCCGGCCGCGGTGCCCGGGGTGAGCCTGGCCACCCCCAACGAGTCCGAGGCGCGGGAGTTGGCCAAGGCGCCACCGGGCGCGTCCCGGCTGGTCACCGCGTCCCGGGGCGCGCAGGCGCTGCGCCGGCGCTGGCAGGCCGGGGCCGTGGCGGTGACCCTGGGCGGGGACGGCGCGCTGCTCTGCCACGCCGGTTCCACCCCGCTGGTGGTGCCCGCCCCGGCCGCCGAGGGGGACACCTGCGGCGCGGGCGACCGGTTCGCCGCGGCGGCCACCCTGGCCCTGGCCGGGGGTGCGCTGGTCTCCGAGGCGGTGCAGGAGGCGGTGGCCGAGGCGTCCGCGTACGTGGCCGACGGGGGAGTGGCCGCCGCGCTGCCCGCCCCGGTGCGGACCGCCGCCCCGGCGCTGATGGTCGGCGGCGGGGACCGGATCGGCGCCGCCGCGGCCGGCGAGGTGGTGTCCCGGGTACGCGCGGCCGGCGGCACGGTGGTGGCCACCGGCGGCTGCTTCGACCTGCTGCACGCCGGGCACGTGGCGACCCTCCAGGCGGCCCGCCAGCTCGGCGACTGCCTCGTGGTCTGCCTGAACTCCGACGCCAGCGTGGCCGGGCTGAAGGGGCCGGAGCGACCGGTCGTGCCGCAGGGTGACCGGGGCCGGCTGCTCGCCGCGCTGGGCTGCGTCGACGCCGTGCTCATCTTCGACGAGCCCACCCCGCGCGCGGCGCTGTCCTGGCTGCGCCCGGACATCTGGGTCAAGGGCGGCGACTACGCCAGCGGCGGCGGCGCGGAGACCCTCCCGGAGGCGGAGATCCTCGCCCGCTGGGGCGGGCACACGGTGGTCGTGCCGTACCTGGACGGCCGGTCCACCACCGACATGATCGCGGCGGCCCGGGCGGGGCGCGGCCGGCCCGCGGCCACCGGGCGCGCCCGGGAGACGGTCGTCCGGTCCACGGCGGAGGGAGCACGATGA
- a CDS encoding D-sedoheptulose-7-phosphate isomerase has product MAAPTPAAGGTVLEDHLTRLAAALLPLRDAELLLARWGGELAHRLASGGRLLVAGNGGSAAEAQHLTAELVGKLRDDREPLSAIALHAETSALTAIGNDYGYDEVFARQVRAHGRPDDILLLMSTSGTSTNLLTAARAAHDTGLRCWAFTGPAPNPLAGTCHETLAIDSPDSQVVQELHLVATHVLCEYVDRALPAALAARAAGTTPADTVRTGVEVVLGDGPDGKVQAR; this is encoded by the coding sequence ATGGCGGCGCCCACGCCGGCCGCCGGCGGGACGGTCCTCGAGGACCACCTGACCCGGCTGGCCGCCGCGCTGCTGCCGCTGCGCGACGCCGAGCTGCTGCTGGCCCGCTGGGGCGGGGAGCTGGCGCACCGGCTGGCCTCCGGCGGGCGGTTGCTGGTGGCCGGCAACGGCGGCAGCGCCGCCGAGGCCCAACACCTCACCGCCGAACTCGTCGGCAAACTCCGCGACGACCGCGAACCCCTCTCCGCCATCGCCCTGCACGCCGAAACCTCCGCCCTCACCGCCATCGGCAACGACTACGGCTACGACGAGGTCTTCGCCCGCCAGGTCCGCGCCCACGGCCGACCCGACGACATCCTCCTGCTCATGTCCACCAGCGGCACCAGCACCAACCTGCTCACCGCCGCCCGCGCCGCACACGACACCGGCCTACGCTGCTGGGCCTTCACCGGCCCCGCCCCCAACCCGCTCGCCGGAACCTGCCACGAGACCCTCGCCATCGACTCGCCGGACAGCCAGGTGGTCCAGGAGCTGCACCTGGTCGCCACCCACGTGCTCTGCGAGTACGTCGACCGGGCGCTGCCGGCGGCGCTCGCCGCCCGCGCGGCGGGCACGACGCCGGCCGACACGGTGCGCACCGGCGTCGAGGTGGTGCTCGGCGACGGCCCGGACGGGAAGGTGCAGGCCCGATGA
- a CDS encoding glycosyltransferase, with translation MRIAMISEHASPLAVLGGEDAGGQNTHVAELSAALAAAGHDVRVYTRLDAVDLPVSVRAPDGYEVVHVPAGPAEPVAKDDLLPYMPAFGEWLAERWRTGDWQPEVVHAHFWMSGLAGLAAARRTGVPVVQTFHALGTVKRRHQGAQDTSPPGRVAHERRLGRSVDRVVAQCQDEVAELVRMGVPRSRMTVVPSGVNLSTFAPLGPVADRDGTRPRILTVGRLVERKGFQDVVRATALVPDAECVVVGGPPAGLLETDPYALRLRALAASLGIADRVKLIGAVPREEMGRWYRSADVLVAAPWYEPFGLTPLEAMGCGVPVIGTAVGGLIDTVVPGRTGDLVPARDPAALGAAVRGLLGDRIRRFAYATAALERARTRYSWSTTADRLAELYAEVATVRRPTRVVA, from the coding sequence ATGCGCATCGCGATGATCTCGGAGCACGCCAGCCCGCTCGCCGTCCTCGGCGGGGAGGACGCCGGCGGCCAGAACACGCATGTCGCGGAGCTCTCCGCCGCGCTCGCGGCCGCCGGCCACGACGTCCGGGTGTACACCCGGCTCGACGCGGTGGACCTGCCCGTGTCGGTCCGCGCCCCGGACGGGTACGAGGTGGTGCACGTGCCCGCCGGGCCGGCCGAGCCGGTGGCGAAGGACGACCTGCTGCCGTACATGCCGGCGTTCGGGGAGTGGCTGGCCGAGCGGTGGCGCACCGGCGACTGGCAGCCCGAGGTGGTGCACGCGCACTTCTGGATGAGCGGGCTGGCCGGGCTGGCCGCCGCGCGGCGCACCGGGGTGCCGGTGGTGCAGACCTTCCACGCGCTCGGCACGGTCAAGCGCCGGCACCAGGGCGCGCAGGACACCAGCCCGCCGGGCCGGGTCGCGCACGAGCGCCGGCTGGGGCGCTCCGTCGACCGGGTGGTCGCCCAGTGCCAGGACGAGGTCGCCGAGCTGGTCCGGATGGGGGTGCCCCGGTCCCGGATGACCGTCGTGCCGTCCGGGGTGAACCTGTCCACCTTCGCGCCGCTCGGCCCGGTCGCCGACCGGGACGGGACCCGGCCCCGGATCCTCACCGTGGGGCGGCTGGTCGAGCGCAAGGGCTTCCAGGACGTCGTCCGGGCCACCGCGCTGGTGCCGGACGCCGAGTGCGTGGTGGTCGGCGGCCCACCGGCCGGGCTGCTGGAGACCGACCCGTACGCGCTGCGGCTGCGGGCGCTCGCCGCGTCCCTCGGGATCGCCGACCGGGTGAAGCTGATCGGGGCGGTGCCCCGGGAGGAGATGGGGCGCTGGTACCGGTCGGCGGACGTGCTGGTGGCCGCCCCCTGGTACGAGCCGTTCGGGCTCACGCCGCTGGAGGCGATGGGGTGCGGCGTACCCGTGATCGGCACCGCCGTCGGCGGGCTGATCGACACGGTGGTGCCCGGCCGGACCGGTGACCTGGTGCCCGCCCGCGACCCGGCGGCTCTCGGCGCGGCGGTCCGCGGGCTGCTCGGCGACCGGATCCGCCGGTTCGCCTACGCCACCGCGGCCCTGGAGCGGGCCCGCACCCGCTACTCCTGGTCCACCACGGCCGACCGGCTCGCCGAGCTGTACGCCGAGGTGGCCACCGTGCGCCGGCCCACCCGGGTGGTCGCCTGA
- a CDS encoding glycosyltransferase, producing the protein MNVLVWHVHGSWTTSFVHGKHRYLVPVTPERGAYGLGRARTYPWPDSAVEVTPAELRRADVDVVLLQRPEEFDLACEWLGRRVGRDVPAIYVEHNTPKGDVPNTRHPMADRDDLLLTHVTHFNELFWDNGGTRTAVVEHGVVAPAVEWTGELDRLAVVINEPVRRWRVTGTDLLARFADLAPLDVYGMKVAGLAEHLGLPPDRLTSHDDVPQHAMHAELAKRRAYLHLCRWTSLGLSLVEAMTMGMPVVALATTEAVEAVPPAAGALSTRVDTLVDAARGLLDDPAAARRAGAAARTAARDRYGLERFLADWDRLLEEEVCASR; encoded by the coding sequence ATGAACGTCCTGGTCTGGCACGTGCACGGGTCGTGGACCACGTCGTTCGTGCACGGCAAGCACCGCTACCTGGTGCCGGTCACCCCGGAGCGCGGCGCGTACGGGCTGGGCCGGGCGCGGACCTATCCGTGGCCGGACAGCGCCGTCGAGGTGACCCCGGCGGAGCTGCGCCGCGCCGACGTGGACGTCGTGCTGCTCCAGCGGCCCGAGGAGTTCGACCTGGCCTGCGAGTGGCTGGGCCGGCGCGTCGGCCGGGACGTGCCGGCGATCTACGTCGAGCACAACACCCCGAAGGGCGACGTGCCCAACACCCGCCACCCGATGGCCGACCGGGACGACCTGCTGCTCACCCACGTGACCCACTTCAACGAGCTGTTCTGGGACAACGGGGGCACCCGCACCGCGGTCGTCGAGCACGGGGTGGTCGCCCCGGCCGTCGAGTGGACCGGCGAACTGGACCGCCTCGCCGTGGTCATCAACGAGCCGGTGCGCCGCTGGCGCGTCACCGGCACCGACCTGCTGGCCCGCTTCGCCGACCTCGCCCCGCTGGACGTCTACGGCATGAAGGTGGCCGGGCTCGCCGAGCACCTGGGCCTGCCCCCGGACCGGCTGACCAGCCACGACGACGTGCCCCAGCACGCCATGCACGCCGAGCTGGCGAAGCGGCGGGCGTACCTGCACCTGTGCCGGTGGACCTCGCTCGGGCTGAGCCTCGTCGAGGCCATGACCATGGGCATGCCGGTGGTCGCGCTGGCCACCACCGAGGCCGTGGAGGCGGTCCCGCCGGCCGCCGGCGCCCTCTCCACCCGGGTCGACACGCTGGTCGACGCGGCCCGGGGCCTGCTGGACGACCCGGCGGCGGCCCGCCGGGCGGGCGCCGCGGCCCGGACCGCCGCCCGCGACCGCTACGGCCTGGAGCGTTTCCTCGCCGACTGGGACCGGCTGCTGGAGGAGGAAGTATGCGCATCGCGATGA
- a CDS encoding HAD-IIIA family hydrolase, which yields MRRDHERDQCRSARVDPGAGRFPSGLYDAVLLDRDGTLIEDVPYNGDPEKVRPLPGAREALDRLRAAGLRLAVVSNQSGLARGCFTADDLRRVNARVEQLLGPFDCWQICPHGEPDRCACRKPAPGLVHAAARALGTTPARCVLVGDIGADMAAAAAAGAAGIMVPTPATRAAEVAAAPTVAADLPDAVGTILGRMRLVAAPEPAPRRGTVLVARSDAAGDVLVTGPGIRAVAAGAERVVLLCGPRGRAAAELLPGVDEIIEWPLPWIDAPAPAVDPAGMRALVDRLAAVGAEEAVVFTSFHQSALPLALLLRMAGVPRISAISDDYPGALLDVRHRVPVGVPEPERALSLAAAAGFALAAGDEPGLRLRADRLPPAPAAGEPGYVVLHPGSSAETRACPFELATRIVRVLSAAGYRVVVTGGPDERELTAQVAAAGGLDLGGRTGLGELAAVVARAGALVVGNTGPAHLAAALGVPVVSLFAPTVPFGQWGPYRVPTVRLGDAGAACRDTRATRCPVPGHPCLSAVEPGRVLEALRLLGVPADAPEPLVSAPGGVVA from the coding sequence GTGCGACGGGACCACGAGCGGGATCAGTGCAGGTCAGCCCGGGTTGACCCGGGTGCTGGCCGGTTCCCGTCCGGCCTGTACGACGCGGTGCTGCTGGACCGGGACGGCACGCTGATCGAGGACGTGCCCTACAACGGCGACCCGGAGAAGGTCCGGCCGCTGCCCGGCGCCCGGGAGGCGCTGGACCGGCTGCGCGCGGCCGGGCTGCGCCTGGCGGTGGTGAGCAACCAGTCCGGCCTGGCCCGGGGCTGCTTCACGGCCGACGACCTGCGCCGGGTGAACGCCCGGGTGGAGCAGCTGCTCGGCCCCTTCGACTGCTGGCAGATCTGCCCGCACGGCGAGCCGGACCGCTGCGCCTGCCGCAAACCGGCGCCCGGGCTGGTGCACGCCGCGGCCCGGGCGCTCGGCACCACACCGGCCCGGTGCGTCCTGGTCGGCGACATCGGCGCCGACATGGCCGCCGCCGCGGCGGCCGGAGCGGCCGGGATCATGGTGCCCACCCCGGCCACGCGCGCCGCCGAGGTGGCCGCCGCGCCGACCGTCGCCGCCGACCTGCCGGACGCCGTGGGCACCATCCTCGGCCGGATGCGGCTGGTGGCCGCGCCGGAGCCGGCGCCCCGGCGAGGCACCGTGCTGGTGGCGCGCAGCGACGCGGCCGGCGACGTGCTGGTCACCGGTCCCGGCATCCGCGCCGTGGCGGCCGGGGCGGAACGGGTGGTGCTGCTCTGCGGGCCACGCGGCCGGGCGGCGGCGGAACTGCTGCCCGGCGTCGACGAGATCATCGAGTGGCCGCTGCCGTGGATCGACGCCCCGGCCCCGGCGGTCGACCCGGCCGGGATGCGCGCCCTGGTCGACCGGCTCGCGGCGGTCGGCGCGGAGGAGGCGGTCGTCTTCACCTCCTTCCACCAGTCGGCGCTGCCGCTGGCGCTGCTGCTGCGCATGGCCGGGGTGCCGCGGATCAGTGCGATCAGCGACGACTACCCGGGCGCCCTGCTGGACGTGCGGCACCGCGTGCCCGTCGGGGTGCCCGAGCCGGAGCGGGCCCTGTCGCTGGCCGCGGCGGCCGGCTTCGCGCTGGCCGCCGGCGACGAGCCGGGGCTGCGGCTGCGCGCCGACCGGCTGCCGCCCGCGCCGGCCGCCGGCGAGCCCGGCTACGTGGTGCTGCACCCGGGTTCCTCCGCGGAGACCCGGGCCTGCCCCTTCGAGCTGGCCACCCGCATCGTCCGGGTGCTCAGCGCGGCCGGCTACCGGGTGGTCGTCACCGGCGGGCCCGACGAGCGGGAGCTGACCGCGCAGGTCGCCGCCGCGGGCGGTCTCGACCTGGGCGGGCGCACCGGCCTCGGCGAACTGGCCGCGGTGGTCGCCCGGGCCGGCGCGCTGGTGGTCGGCAACACCGGGCCGGCGCACCTGGCGGCGGCGCTCGGCGTGCCGGTGGTCAGCCTCTTCGCCCCGACCGTCCCGTTCGGACAGTGGGGGCCCTACCGGGTGCCCACCGTCCGGCTCGGCGACGCCGGGGCGGCCTGCCGGGACACCCGGGCCACGCGCTGCCCGGTCCCCGGCCACCCCTGCCTCTCGGCCGTCGAGCCGGGCCGGGTGCTGGAGGCGCTGCGGCTGCTCGGGGTGCCCGCCGACGCGCCGGAGCCGCTGGTCAGCGCCCCCGGCGGGGTGGTCGCATGA
- a CDS encoding SRPBCC family protein: MEKVIDASPQQVFDVLADGWTYSDWVVGTVHVRDVDETWPRVGSRLHHKAGPWPFSLQDTSTVLECDAPHKFVVRAGLWPAGEAIVVFRLEPLADGRTRVTIGEDFAAGPLRWVRNKLNDLVLHQRNKETLTRLADIATRQKADR, encoded by the coding sequence GTGGAGAAAGTGATCGACGCGTCCCCGCAGCAGGTGTTCGACGTGCTCGCCGACGGGTGGACGTACAGCGACTGGGTGGTGGGCACGGTGCACGTCCGGGACGTGGACGAGACCTGGCCCCGGGTGGGCAGCCGGCTGCACCACAAGGCCGGCCCGTGGCCGTTCTCGCTCCAGGACACCTCCACGGTGCTGGAGTGCGACGCCCCGCACAAGTTCGTCGTGCGGGCCGGGCTGTGGCCGGCCGGCGAGGCGATCGTGGTGTTCCGGCTCGAACCGCTGGCCGACGGCCGGACGCGGGTCACCATCGGCGAGGACTTCGCCGCCGGGCCGCTGCGGTGGGTCCGGAACAAGCTCAACGACCTGGTGCTGCACCAGCGCAACAAGGAGACGTTGACCCGGCTCGCCGACATCGCCACCCGACAGAAGGCGGACCGGTGA
- a CDS encoding SDR family oxidoreductase produces MTQRVVITGASAGVGRAVARAYAARGARLALLARGAAGLAAAERDCRRLGAAEVRTYRLDVADAGAVQAAADDVAHHYDGLDVWINDAMVSVFAPAWEITAAEFRRVTEVNYLGTVHGTLAALRHMRGHRRGAIVQVGSALAYRGIPLQSAYCASKHAVQGFNDSLRAELLHDCPGVKLSMVQLPALNTPQFSWVRTRLPRHPQPVPPIFAPEVAARAVLWAADHGPRELNVGGPTWRARLGNVLFPGLLDRKLARDGYDSQQTDGPIDPATWRDNLDRPGDDERDRGVEGVFADSARRRSAALWVSTHKPAVSVLAVGALLTAAGGLARRLR; encoded by the coding sequence GTGACCCAGCGCGTGGTGATCACCGGGGCGAGCGCGGGCGTGGGGCGCGCGGTGGCCCGGGCGTACGCGGCCCGCGGCGCCCGGCTGGCCCTGCTGGCCCGGGGCGCGGCCGGGCTGGCCGCCGCCGAGCGGGACTGCCGCCGGCTCGGCGCCGCCGAGGTGCGCACCTACCGGCTGGACGTCGCCGACGCGGGCGCGGTGCAGGCGGCCGCCGACGACGTGGCGCACCACTACGACGGGCTCGACGTCTGGATCAACGACGCGATGGTGTCGGTCTTCGCGCCGGCCTGGGAGATCACCGCCGCCGAGTTCCGCCGGGTCACCGAGGTCAACTATCTGGGCACCGTGCACGGCACGCTGGCCGCGCTACGCCACATGCGCGGCCACCGGCGCGGGGCGATCGTGCAGGTCGGCTCCGCGCTGGCCTACCGGGGCATCCCCCTGCAGTCGGCGTACTGCGCGAGCAAGCACGCGGTGCAGGGCTTCAACGACTCGCTCCGGGCCGAACTGCTGCACGACTGCCCCGGTGTGAAGCTGTCGATGGTGCAGCTCCCAGCCCTCAACACCCCCCAGTTCTCCTGGGTACGCACCCGGCTGCCCCGGCATCCGCAGCCGGTGCCGCCGATCTTCGCGCCCGAGGTGGCCGCGCGGGCGGTGCTCTGGGCCGCCGACCACGGGCCGCGCGAGCTGAACGTGGGCGGCCCGACCTGGCGGGCCCGGCTGGGCAACGTCCTCTTCCCCGGGCTGCTCGACCGGAAGCTGGCCCGGGACGGCTACGACAGCCAGCAGACCGACGGCCCGATCGACCCGGCGACCTGGCGCGACAACCTGGACCGGCCGGGCGACGACGAGCGGGACCGGGGCGTCGAGGGTGTCTTCGCCGACTCGGCCCGCCGGCGCTCGGCGGCACTCTGGGTGAGCACGCACAAGCCCGCGGTGTCCGTGCTGGCGGTCGGCGCGCTGCTCACCGCGGCCGGCGGGCTGGCCCGCCGGTTACGCTGA
- a CDS encoding polyprenol monophosphomannose synthase: MIEPVQLPSPWRDARLTVVVPTYNEAGNLPVLVERLLALPLPGLKVLVADDNSPDGTGEVADKLAIEHPDRVLVVHRPGKEGLGRAYVDGIGRALDDGAEYVAQMDADLSHPPEALPGMLGALLSTQSGVVIGSRYVPGGELDENWPLYRRALSGWANLYVHTLLRVRIRDLTAGFKIWRADALRDIGLERVQSNGYSFQVEMHYLATKLGHTILEVPIRFEERREGASKMTTATKIESALMPFKLRTRHRNLDT, translated from the coding sequence ATGATCGAACCCGTGCAGTTGCCCTCCCCGTGGCGCGACGCACGCCTGACCGTCGTCGTTCCGACCTACAACGAGGCGGGCAACCTCCCGGTGCTGGTCGAGCGCCTCCTCGCGCTGCCGCTGCCCGGGTTGAAGGTGCTCGTCGCGGACGACAACTCCCCGGACGGCACCGGGGAGGTCGCCGACAAGTTGGCCATCGAGCACCCGGACCGGGTGCTCGTGGTGCACCGACCGGGCAAGGAGGGCCTCGGCCGGGCGTACGTGGACGGCATCGGGCGGGCGCTCGACGACGGCGCGGAGTACGTGGCGCAGATGGACGCCGACCTGTCGCACCCGCCGGAGGCGCTGCCCGGCATGCTCGGCGCGCTGCTGTCCACCCAGTCCGGCGTGGTCATCGGCTCGCGCTACGTGCCGGGCGGCGAGCTGGACGAGAACTGGCCGCTCTACCGGCGCGCGCTCAGCGGCTGGGCCAACCTCTACGTGCACACGTTGCTGCGGGTGCGGATCCGCGACCTGACCGCCGGCTTCAAGATCTGGCGGGCCGACGCGCTGCGCGACATCGGCCTGGAGCGGGTGCAGTCCAACGGCTACAGCTTCCAGGTGGAGATGCACTACCTGGCCACCAAGCTGGGGCACACCATCCTGGAGGTGCCGATCCGCTTCGAGGAGCGCCGTGAGGGCGCCTCGAAGATGACCACCGCCACCAAGATCGAGAGCGCGCTGATGCCGTTCAAGCTGCGCACCCGGCACCGCAACCTGGACACCTGA
- a CDS encoding phytoene desaturase family protein has translation MISTADAVVIGAGHNGLVAANLLADAGWDVLVLEATQVPGGAVRSAEVTAPGYLSDLYSSFYPLGFASPVLGGLGLERHGLSWTHAPDVLAHLLPDGRAAVVNRDLDATAASLEAFAPGDGDRWRHAYADWCQVAEPMLDTITSPFPPVRGGLTLLRRLKVSGALRLARRLVVPVRKLGDELFAGEGGPVLLAGCALHTDLSPEEAGSGVYGWLLAMLGQQVGWPVPVGGAQRITDALVARLVERGGRIEYGARVERVLTARGRAMGVRTAGGTDWRARRAVLADVPAPALYLDLVGPAALPPRLVEDLAHFRWDGSTLKVDWALSAPVPWKNRAVAGAGTVHLGADLDGLTAYAGALARGEVPRDPFLLVGQMSVADPSHSPPGTESLWSYTHLPFRRHWRTEDVVGHVERMEEVLEEAAPGFRSLIVGRHVAGPGDLEAAEPSLVGGALGGGTAAAYQQLFLRPIPGLGRADTPVDRLYLASASAHPGGGVHGAPGANAARAALARDRALTGGVYAGVIGAAHRAVYR, from the coding sequence ATGATTTCCACCGCGGACGCCGTTGTCATCGGGGCCGGCCACAACGGGCTGGTGGCCGCGAACCTGCTGGCCGACGCGGGCTGGGACGTACTGGTGCTGGAGGCGACCCAGGTCCCCGGCGGGGCGGTGCGCTCCGCCGAGGTGACCGCCCCCGGCTACCTCAGCGACCTCTACAGCTCCTTCTACCCGCTCGGCTTCGCCTCGCCGGTGCTGGGCGGCCTGGGCCTGGAGCGCCACGGTCTGTCCTGGACCCACGCCCCGGACGTGCTGGCCCACCTGCTGCCCGACGGGCGCGCGGCCGTGGTCAACCGGGACCTGGACGCCACGGCCGCCTCGCTGGAGGCGTTCGCGCCGGGCGACGGCGACCGGTGGCGGCACGCGTACGCCGACTGGTGCCAGGTGGCCGAGCCGATGCTGGACACCATCACGAGCCCGTTCCCGCCGGTGCGCGGCGGGCTAACCCTGCTGCGCCGCCTGAAGGTCTCCGGCGCGCTGCGGCTCGCCCGCCGGCTCGTCGTGCCGGTGCGCAAGCTCGGCGACGAACTCTTCGCCGGCGAGGGCGGGCCGGTGCTGCTGGCCGGCTGCGCCCTGCACACCGACCTGTCGCCCGAGGAGGCCGGCTCGGGCGTGTACGGCTGGCTCCTCGCCATGCTCGGCCAGCAGGTCGGCTGGCCGGTGCCGGTCGGCGGCGCGCAGCGGATCACCGACGCGCTGGTCGCCCGGCTCGTCGAGCGGGGCGGGCGCATCGAGTACGGCGCCCGGGTCGAGCGGGTGCTCACCGCCCGGGGCCGCGCCATGGGTGTGCGCACCGCCGGCGGCACCGACTGGCGGGCCCGGCGGGCGGTGCTCGCCGACGTGCCCGCCCCGGCGCTCTATTTGGACCTGGTCGGCCCGGCCGCCCTGCCACCCCGGCTGGTCGAGGACCTGGCGCACTTCCGGTGGGACGGCTCCACGCTCAAGGTGGACTGGGCGCTCTCGGCGCCGGTGCCGTGGAAGAACCGGGCGGTCGCCGGCGCGGGCACCGTGCACCTCGGTGCCGACCTGGACGGGCTCACCGCGTACGCGGGGGCGCTGGCCCGCGGCGAGGTGCCCCGGGATCCGTTCCTGCTCGTGGGGCAGATGTCGGTGGCCGACCCGAGCCACTCCCCGCCGGGCACCGAGTCGCTGTGGTCCTACACGCACCTGCCGTTCCGCCGGCACTGGCGGACCGAGGACGTCGTCGGGCACGTGGAGCGGATGGAGGAGGTGCTGGAGGAGGCCGCCCCGGGCTTCCGCTCGCTGATCGTCGGGCGGCACGTGGCCGGTCCCGGCGACCTGGAGGCGGCCGAGCCGAGCCTGGTCGGCGGCGCGCTGGGCGGCGGCACCGCGGCCGCGTACCAGCAGCTCTTCCTGCGGCCGATCCCCGGCCTGGGCCGCGCGGACACCCCGGTGGACCGGCTCTACCTGGCCAGCGCCTCGGCGCACCCGGGCGGCGGGGTGCACGGCGCGCCCGGGGCGAACGCGGCCCGGGCCGCCCTGGCCCGCGACCGGGCGCTCACCGGCGGCGTGTACGCGGGCGTGATCGGCGCGGCGCACCGCGCCGTCTACCGCTGA